The following coding sequences lie in one Apium graveolens cultivar Ventura chromosome 1, ASM990537v1, whole genome shotgun sequence genomic window:
- the LOC141670832 gene encoding putative polyamine transporter At1g31830 isoform X2, which translates to MGDYNGGQYVAINEVTSPRANRKNKVSLVPLIFLIFYEVSGGPFGVEDSVGAAGPFLALLGFLVFPLIWSVPEALITAEMSTMFPENGGYVVWVSTALGPYWGFQQGWMKWLSGVIDNALYPILFLDYLKSGIPAVADGLPRVAAVLVLTVVLTYLNYRGMTIVGWVAVLLGVFSILPFIVMGFISIPKIQPSRWMVVDIHDVDWNLYLNTLFWNLNYWDSVSTLAGEVHNPKKNLPKALLYALIMVVLGYFLPLLAGTGAIPLQRDLWSDGYFSDVAKILGGVWLRWWIQAAAAMSNMGMFVAEMSSDSFQLLGMAERGMLPEFFAKRSRHGTPLVGILFSASGVLLLSWLSFQEIVAAENFLYCFGMILEFIAFIRIRIKYPSASRPYKIPLGTAGSILMCIPPTALICVVLALSSLKVFLVSMVAVIIGLVLQPCLKRVEKKKLLKFSTSSDLPDFDGGTNDSTQSAESSIL; encoded by the coding sequence ATGGGGGATTACAATGGTGGCCAATATGTGGCTATCAATGAAGTTACTTCACCCAGGGCTAACAGAAAAAACAAGGTGTCACTTGTACCCCTAATTTTCCTCATCTTCTATGAAGTATCTGGAGGACCCTTTGGCGTTGAAGACAGTGTAGGGGCAGCTGGCCCATTTTTAGCTTTATTAGGTTTTCTTGTATTTCCGTTAATATGGAGTGTTCCTGAGGCTTTAATAACTGCTGAAATGAGTACAATGTTTCCGGAGAATGGTGGTTATGTCGTTTGGGTTTCAACTGCTTTGGGTCCGTATTGGGGGTTTCAGCAAGGTTGGATGAAATGGCTGAGTGGTGTTATTGATAACGCCCTGTACCCAATTTTGTTTCTTGACTATTTAAAATCAGGGATCCCAGCTGTAGCTGATGGTCTTCCAAGAGTTGCAGCAGTGTTAGTGTTAACAGTAGTTCTTACTTATTTGAATTACAGAGGTATGACTATAGTGGGTTGGGTTGCTGTTCTACTAGGTGTTTTCTCCATCCTTCCATTTATAGTCATGGGATTTATTTCGATTCCAAAGATACAGCCTTCAAGATGGATGGTGGTAGATATACATGATGTTGACTGGAATTTATATTTGAACACTCTATTCTGGAATCTTAATTATTGGGACTCAGTTAGTACACTTGCTGGAGAGGTGCACAACCCAAAGAAGAATCTGCCAAAGGCTCTGCTCTATGCTCTTATTATGGTTGTTCTTGGCTACTTCTTGCCTCTTCTAGCTGGCACCGGTGCTATTCCGCTACAACGGGATTTGTGGAGTGATGGTTACTTTTCAGATGTTGCTAAAATATTGGGTGGAGTATGGTTGAGATGGTGGATTCAGGCTGCTGCTGCAATGTCAAACATGGGAATGTTTGTGGCTGAAATGAGCAGTGACTCTTTCCAACTTCTTGGAATGGCAGAAAGAGGCATGCTTCCTGAATTCTTTGCCAAGAGATCTCGTCATGGTACTCCTTTAGTCGGAATCTTGTTTTCAGCCTCTGGTGTGCTGCTGCTATCATGGCTGAGCTTTCAGGAGATAGTTGCTGCAGAAAACTTCTTGTATTGTTTTGGGATGATTCTAGAGTTCATAGCCTTTATTCGAATAAGAATTAAGTACCCATCTGCCTCTCGACCGTACAAGATACCTTTGGGAACAGCTGGATCCATTCTGATGTGTATTCCTCCAACAGCATTGATTTGTGTAGTTTTAGCTCTTTCATCCCTCAAAGTATTCCTTGTAAGCATGGTCGCTGTCATCATCGGGCTAGTGCTCCAGCCTTGCCTAAAGCGTGTTGAGAAAAAGAAACTGCTGAAATTCTCGACAAGTTCTGATCTCCCAGATTTTGATGGTGGAACAAATGACAGCACTCAATCAGCCGAGTCCTCCATTCTTTAG